One window from the genome of Schistocerca piceifrons isolate TAMUIC-IGC-003096 chromosome 1, iqSchPice1.1, whole genome shotgun sequence encodes:
- the LOC124804905 gene encoding uncharacterized protein LOC124804905 — translation MADLGATAGANRERHKGGQQLWGQPDVQDGDELWGRRNVQDRLDEHRRPAGVRHGAEFRRRQRDRAEGEGHHEQAPACQRHDRAVVHWPPADDNDEKDDDDDVDDHHHHDCQSAVFHCSNQRQLTGACPVDDTAATRLQLDEHPHVCCRQQRVCLTNVASLRPKYYCGSV, via the coding sequence ATGGCTGACCTCGGGGCCACGGCCGGGGCGAATCGCGAGAGGCACAAGGGCGGGCAGCAGCTCTGGGGGCAGCCGGACGTCCAAGACGGGGACGAGCTCTGGGGGCGGCGGAACGTCCAAGACCGGCTCGACGAGCACCGGCGGCCGGCGGGCGTCAGACACGGGGCAGAGTTCCGCAGGCGGCAGCGCGACCGGGCAGAAGGTGAAGGCCACCACGAGCAAGCCCCTGCCTGCCAGCGACACGACCGCGCCGTCGTCCACTGGCCGCCGGCGGACGACAACGACGagaaagacgacgacgacgacgtcgacgaccaccaccaccacgactgcCAGAGCGCCGTCTTCCACTGCAGCAACCAGCGCCAGCTCACCGGCGCTTGCCCTGTCGACGACACTGCAGCTACCCGTCTACAACTCGACGAGCACCCCCACGTCTGCTGCAGACAGCAGCGAGTCTGCCTAACAAATGTGGCGAGCTTGAGACCTAAATATTATTGTGGCAGTGTATAA